The Camelina sativa cultivar DH55 chromosome 14, Cs, whole genome shotgun sequence genome includes a window with the following:
- the LOC104740752 gene encoding probable acyl-activating enzyme 1, peroxisomal translates to MEGTIKSPANYVPLTPISFLDRSAVVYADRISVVYGSVKYTWRQTRDRCVRLASALSQLGISTGDVVSVLAPNIPAMVELHFGVPMVGALLCTLNIRHDSALVAVLLRHSGTKVIFADHQFLQIAQGACEILSKNGDKVPLLVLIPEPLVQSVSGKKNAMEYEDVVAMGKSDFEVKRPKDECHPISVNYTSGTTSSPKGVVYSHRGAYLNSLAAVLLNEMHSSPTFLWTNPMFHCNGWCLLWGVTAIGGTNICLRNLTAKGIFDNISQHKVTHMAGAPTILNMIINAPESEQKPLPGKVSFITGAAPPPAHVIYKMEELGFSMFHSYGLTETYGPGTICTWKPEWDSLPREEQAKMKARQGVNHLGIEEIQVKDPVTLRTLPADGVTMGEVVFRGNTVMNGYLKNPEATKEAFKGGWFWSGDLGVKHPDGYIELKDRSKDIIISGGENISSIEVESTLFTHPSVLEAAVVARPDEYWGETACAFVNLKDGSKVSAEELISYCRDRLPHYMAPRSIVFMDLPKTSTGKVQKFVLRTKAKALGCLSKKGVSKL, encoded by the exons atggaGGGAACTATCAAGTCTCCGGCCAACTATGTTCCTCTCACTCCGATCAGTTTCCTCGATCGATCTGCCGTCGTCTACGCTGATAGAATCTCCGTAGTCTATGGATCCGTCAAGTACACGTGGCGCCAGACTCGTGACCGCTGCGTCAGACTCGCCTCTGCTCTCTCCCAGCTCGGGATCTCCACCGGCGATGTG GTTTCAGTGTTGGCCCCAAACATTCCAGCTATGGTCGAGTTGCATTTTGGTGTTCCTATGGTTGGAGCTTTGCTCTGTACACTCAACATTCGTCATGACTCAGCACTTGTAGCAGTCTTACTGCGACATTCAGGGACAAAAGTGATTTTTGCTGATCATCAGTTTCTTCAAATAGCTCAGGGAGCTTGTGAGATCCTCTCTAAGAACGGTGACAAGGTCCCCCTTTTGGTCTTGATCCCGGAGCCTCTTGTTCAATCTGTTTCAGGGAAAAAGAATGCGATGGAATACGAAGATGTTGTGGCTATGGGAAAATCCGACTTCGAGGTTAAACGACCAAAGGATGAGTGTCATCCTATATCTGTCAATTACACTTCAGGTACCACTTCAAGCCCCAAAGGTGTTGTTTATAGTCACAGAGGTGCTTATTTGAATTCCCTGGCTGCGGTTTTGCTCAACGAAATGCACTCATCGCCTACTTTTCTATGGACTAATCCCATGTTCCATTGCAATGGCTGGTGCTTATTGTGGGGTGTTACCGCCATTGGTGGGACTAATATATGTTTGAGGAATTTAACTGCCAAGGGTATATTCGATAATATTTCCCAGCACAAGGTGACTCACATGGCAGGTGCGCCAACAATATTGAATATGATCATCAACGCGCCTGAATCCGAGCAGAAACCGCTTCCGGGGAAGGTATCCTTTATAACCGGTGCTGCACCACCACCAGCTCATGTGATTTACAAGATGGAAGAGTTGGGGTTTTCTATGTTTCATTCCTATGGGTTGACTGAAACTTATGGACCTGGCACGATCTGTACATGGAAACCGGAGTGGGACTCTTTGCCTAGAGAAGAACAGGCAAAAATGAAAGCCCGACAAGGCGTTAATCATTTGGGGATCGAGGAAATACAAGTAAAAGATCCTGTTACCTTGAGAACTTTGCCAGCTGATGGTGTGACTATGGGTGAAGTTGTCTTCAGGGGAAACACAGTGATGAATGGTTACTTAAAGAACCCTGAAGCAACCAAGGAAGCTTTTAAAGGAGGATGGTTTTGGAGTGGTGACTTAGGTGTTAAACACCCCGACGGATACATTGAGCTCAAAGACCGATCGAAAGACATTATAATCTCTGGAGGAGAAAACATTAGCTCGATCGAAGTTGAGTCTACTCTGTTCACCCATCCTAGTGTTCTTGAAGCAGCTGTGGTTGCGAGGCCAGATGAGTACTGGGGTGAGACTGCTTGTGCATTTGTGAATCTCAAAGACGGGTCTAAGGTCAGCGCGGAGGAGCTGATAAGTTATTGCAGGGACAGGCTTCCGCATTACATGGCTCCGAGGAGTATCGTGTTTATGGATCTTCCTAAAACATCGACTGGAAAAGTTCAGAAGTTTGTTCTGAGGACCAAGGCTAAGGCTTTGGGATGCTTATCAAAGAAAGGCGTAAGCAAGTTATGA
- the LOC104740750 gene encoding uncharacterized protein At1g04910-like isoform X1, whose product MAFQRRHYSYYNRLRRLLPLICAVSGALLILFALLSILSPPPDDSDRRISKRIISVDNDEKNIPVVFTVPRNGGRSDRDIWRSWNAKFFYGCCNASTKFPNAKAITRNDRYLAIATSGGLNQQRTGIVDAVVAARILNATLVIPKLDQKSYWKDASDFSHIFDVDWFMSFLSKDVKIIETLPQKGGRTWSPSRMRVPRKCNERCYINRVLPVLQKRHAVQLNKFDYRLSNKLRDDLQKLRCRVNYHALKFTDPIIEMGNELVRRMRKKSKHFIALHLRFEPDMLAFSGCYYGGGDKEKKELGTIRRRWKTLHVNNPEKQRRQGRCPLTPEEVGLMLRALGYGSDVHIYVASGEVYGGEKSLAPLKALFPHFYSKDTIATKMELKPFSSYSSRMAALDFVVCDESDVFVTNNNGNMARILAGRRRYFGHKPTIRPNAKKLYKLFMSKENTTWEEFASRVRTFQRGFMGEPKEVRAGRGEFHENPSTCICEDTKLKAGNMDSRKLWKKNKKDVVVSNDEQNEDEDAESSTGTDYEEDQTDLQDRGLYNGTRLDYDDASSISDEPELEEMLSD is encoded by the exons ATGGCTTTTCAGCGGCGGCACTACAGTTATTACAACCGTCTTCGTCGTCTCCTTCCTCTAATATGCGCTGTCTCTGGAGCTCTCCTCATCCTTTTCGCTCTTCTCTCCATTCTTTCACCTCCTCCTGATGATTCCGATCGCCGCATCTCC AAGCGGATTATCTCTGTAGACAATGATGAGAAGAACATACCAGTAGTTTTCACAGTTCCG AGAAATGGAGGGAGATCAGATCGTGATATCTGGCGTTCTTGGAATGCTAAATTCTTTTATGGTTGCTGTAATGCAAGCACCAAGTTCCCAA ATGCTAAAGCAATTACTAGGAATGATCGATACTTGGCAATCGCCACTAGTGGTGGTTTAAACCAACAACGAACTGGA ATTGTAgatgctgttgttgctgctcgGATTCTAAATGCTACACTTGTTATTCCAAAGCTAGATCAGAAATCCTACTGGAAAGATGCCAG TGACTTCTCACATATTTTCGATGTTGATTGGTTTATGTCATTTCTCTCAAAAGATGTCAAAATCATAGAGACACTTCCACAAAAAGGAGGGCGAACATGGAGTCCTAGTAGAATGCGTGTACCGAGAAAATGCAATGAGAGATGTTATATCAATCGGGTATTACCTGTTCTTCAGAAAAGGCAT GCAGtccaattaaataaatttgattacAGACTTTCAAACAAGTTGAGAGATGATTTGCAGAAGCTGAGGTGTAGAGTAAACTATCATGCGCTTAAGTTCACTGATCCAATTATTGAAATGGGTAATGAATTG GTCCGAAGAATGAGGAAAAAGAGCAAACACTTCATTGCTTTACATCTTAGATTTGAACCTGATATGCTTGCCTTCTCGGGATGTTACTATGGAGGTGGTGACAAGGAGAAAAAAGAGTTGGGAACAATCAGAAGGAGATGGAAAACTTTACAT GTAAATAACCCGGAGAAGCAAAGGCGACAAGGAAGATGTCCGCTTACACCAGAAGAAGTTGGATTAATGCTTAGAGCTTTGGGATATGGGAGCGATGTTCATATATACGTTGCATCAGGTGAAGTTTACGGAGGAGAGAAATCATTAGCTCCTTTGAAAGCACTGTTCCCTCATTTCTATTCAAAAGACACCATAGCAACAAAAATGGAGTTGAaaccattttcttcttattcttcacGGATGGCTGCACTCGATTTCGTTGTGTGTGATGAAAGTGATGTCTTCGTTACCAACAATAACGGGAACATGGCAAGAATATTAGCCGGTCGAAG GAGATATTTTGGACATAAACCGACAATTAGACCGAATGCGAAAAAGCTATACAAGTTGTTTATGAGCAAAGAGAATACTACTTGGGAGGAGTTTGCTTCAAGAGTCAGAACATTTCAGAGAGGATTCATGGGAGAGCCAAAGGAAGTACGAGCTGGTAGAGGTGAGTTTCATGAGAATCCATCAACTTGTATATGCGAAGATACTAAATTAAAGGCGGGAAATATGGATTCGAGAaaactttggaagaaaaacaaaaaagatgttGTAGTAAGCAATGATGAACAGAACGAAGATGAAGATGCAGAGTCGTCAACAGGGACAGATTATGAGGAAGACCAAACTGATTTACAGGACAGAGGATTGTATAATGGTACGAGGTTAGATTATGATGACGCATCATCTATTTCGGATGAGCCTGAGCTAGAAGAAATGCTATCAGATTGA
- the LOC104740754 gene encoding probable acyl-activating enzyme 1, peroxisomal has translation MEGTIKCPANYVPLTPISFLDRSAVVYADRLSVVYGSVKYTWRQTRDRCVRIASALSQLGISTGDVVSVLAPNVPAMVELHFGVPMTGALLCTLNIRHDSALIAVLLRHSGTKVFFADHQFLQIAQGACEILSKNGDKVPLLVLIPEPLTQPVSGKKNITMEYEDVVAMGKSDFEVKRPTDECDPISVNYTSGTTSSPKGVVYSHRSAYLNSLAAVILNEMHSSPIFLWTNPMFHCNGWCLLWGVTAIGGTNICLRNVTAKGIFDNITMHKVTHMAGAPTILSMIINAPESEQKPLPGKVSFMTGAAPPPAHVMYKMEELGFSMFHSYGLTETLGPGTICTWKPEWDSLTREEQAKMKARQGVNHLGIEEVQVKDPVTMRTLPADGVTMGEVVLRGNTVMKGYLKNPGATKEAFKGGWFWSGDLGVKHPDGYIELKDRSKDIIISGGENISSIEVESTLFTHPSVLEAAVVARPDEYWGETACAFVKLKDGVKEVSAEELINYCRDRLPHYMAPRSIVFEDLPKTSTGKVQKFVLRTKAKALGSLSKKSVSKL, from the exons atggaGGGAACAATCAAGTGTCCGGCCAACTACGTTCCTCTCACTCCGATCAGTTTCCTCGATCGATCTGCCGTCGTCTATGCTGACAGACTCTCCGTAGTTTATGGCTCCGTCAAGTATACGTGGCGCCAGACTCGTGACCGCTGCGTCAGAATCGCCTCTGCTCTCTCCCAGCTCGGGATCTCCACCGGTGATGTG GTTTCAGTGTTGGCCCCAAACGTTCCAGCTATGGTCGAGTTACATTTTGGTGTTCCTATGACTGGAGCTTTGCTATGTACACTCAACATTCGTCATGACTCAGCACTTATAGCTGTCTTACTGCGACATTCAGGGACGAAAGTATTTTTTGCTGATCATCAGTTTCTTCAAATAGCTCAAGGAGCTTGTGAGATCCTCTCTAAGAACGGTGACAAGGTCCCGCTTTTGGTCTTGATCCCAGAGCCTCTTACGCAACCTGTTTCAGGGAAGAAGAATATTACTATGGAATACGAAGATGTTGTGGCCATGGGGAAATCTGATTTCGAAGTTAAAAGACCAACCGATGAGTGTGATCCTATCTCTGTCAATTACACATCAGGTACCACTTCAAGTCCCAAAGGTGTTGTTTATAGTCACAGGAGTGCTTATTTGAATTCTCTAGCTGCGGTTATACTCAACGAAATGCACTCATCGCCTATTTTTCTATGGACTAATCCCATGTTTCATTGCAATGGCTGGTGCTTATTGTGGGGTGTTACCGCTATTGGTGGGACTAATATTTGTTTGAGGAATGTAACTGCCAAGGGTATATTCGATAATATTACCATGCACAAGGTGACTCACATGGCAGGTGCGCCAACAATATTGAGTATGATCATCAACGCGCCTGAATCCGAGCAGAAACCGCTTCCCGGGAAGGTATCTTTTATGACCGGTGCTGCTCCACCACCAGCTCATGTGATGTACAAGATGGAAGAGTTGGGGTTTTCTATGTTTCATTCCTATGGATTAACTGAAACTCTTGGACCAGGCACGATCTGTACTTGGAAACCTGAGTGGGACTCTTTGACTAGAGAAGAACAGGCGAAAATGAAAGCCCGACAAGGCGTTAATCATTTGGGGATCGAGGAAGTACAAGTTAAAGATCCCGTAACCATGAGAACTTTGCCGGCTGATGGTGTGACTATGGGTGAAGTTGTCTTAAGGGGAAACACAGTGATGAAAGGGTACTTAAAGAACCCTGGGGCAACTAAGGAAGCTTTTAAAGGAGGGTGGTTTTGGAGTGGTGACTTAGGTGTTAAACACCCCGATGGATACATAGAGCTCAAAGATCGATCGAAAGACATTATAATCTCTGGAGGAGAAAACATTAGCTCGATCGAAGTTGAGTCTACTCTGTTCACCCATCCTAGTGTTCTTGAAGCAGCTGTGGTTGCGAGGCCAGATGAGTATTGGGGTGAGACTGCTTGTGCATTTGTGAAGCTCAAAGACGGGGTTAAAGAAGTCAGTGCGGAGGAGCTTATAAATTATTGCAGGGACCGGCTTCCGCATTACATGGCTCCGAGGAGTATCGTGTTTGAGGATCTTCCTAAAACATCGACTGGAAAAGTTCAGAAGTTTGTTCTGAGGACCAAGGCTaaggctttgggaagcttaTCAAAGAAAAGCGTAAGCAAGTTATGA
- the LOC104740750 gene encoding uncharacterized protein At1g04910-like isoform X2, with translation MAFQRRHYSYYNRLRRLLPLICAVSGALLILFALLSILSPPPDDSDRRISKRIISVDNDEKNIPVVFTVPRNGGRSDRDIWRSWNAKFFYGCCNASTKFPNAKAITRNDRYLAIATSGGLNQQRTGIVDAVVAARILNATLVIPKLDQKSYWKDASDFSHIFDVDWFMSFLSKDVKIIETLPQKGGRTWSPSRMRVPRKCNERCYINRVLPVLQKRHAVQLNKFDYRLSNKLRDDLQKLRCRVNYHALKFTDPIIEMGNELVRRMRKKSKHFIALHLRFEPDMLAFSGCYYGGGDKEKKELGTIRRRWKTLHVNNPEKQRRQGRCPLTPEEVGLMLRALGYGSDVHIYVASGEVYGGEKSLAPLKALFPHFYSKDTIATKMELKPFSSYSSRMAALDFVVCDESDVFVTNNNGNMARILAGRRRYFGHKPTIRPNAKKLYKLFMSKENTTWEEFASRVRTFQRGFMGEPKEVRAGRGEFHENPSTCICEDTKLKAGNMDSRKLWKKNKKDVVVSNDEQNEDEDAESSTGTDYEEDQTDLQDRGLYNGTRLDYDDASSISDEPELEEMLSD, from the exons ATGGCTTTTCAGCGGCGGCACTACAGTTATTACAACCGTCTTCGTCGTCTCCTTCCTCTAATATGCGCTGTCTCTGGAGCTCTCCTCATCCTTTTCGCTCTTCTCTCCATTCTTTCACCTCCTCCTGATGATTCCGATCGCCGCATCTCC AAGCGGATTATCTCTGTAGACAATGATGAGAAGAACATACCAGTAGTTTTCACAGTTCCG AGAAATGGAGGGAGATCAGATCGTGATATCTGGCGTTCTTGGAATGCTAAATTCTTTTATGGTTGCTGTAATGCAAGCACCAAGTTCCCAA ATGCTAAAGCAATTACTAGGAATGATCGATACTTGGCAATCGCCACTAGTGGTGGTTTAAACCAACAACGAACTGGA ATTGTAgatgctgttgttgctgctcgGATTCTAAATGCTACACTTGTTATTCCAAAGCTAGATCAGAAATCCTACTGGAAAGATGCCAG TGACTTCTCACATATTTTCGATGTTGATTGGTTTATGTCATTTCTCTCAAAAGATGTCAAAATCATAGAGACACTTCCACAAAAAGGAGGGCGAACATGGAGTCCTAGTAGAATGCGTGTACCGAGAAAATGCAATGAGAGATGTTATATCAATCGGGTATTACCTGTTCTTCAGAAAAGGCAT GCAGtccaattaaataaatttgattacAGACTTTCAAACAAGTTGAGAGATGATTTGCAGAAGCTGAGGTGTAGAGTAAACTATCATGCGCTTAAGTTCACTGATCCAATTATTGAAATGGGTAATGAATTGGTCAGAAGAATGAGGAAAAAGAGCAAACACTTCATTGCTTTACATCTTAGATTTGAACCTGATATGCTTGCCTTCTCGGGATGTTACTATGGAGGTGGTGACAAGGAGAAAAAAGAGTTGGGAACAATCAGAAGGAGATGGAAAACTTTACAT GTAAATAACCCGGAGAAGCAAAGGCGACAAGGAAGATGTCCGCTTACACCAGAAGAAGTTGGATTAATGCTTCGAGCTTTGGGATATGGGAGCGATGTTCATATATACGTTGCATCAGGTGAAGTTTACGGAGGAGAGAAATCATTAGCTCCTTTGAAAGCACTTTTCCCTCATTTCTATTCAAAAGACACCATAGCAACAAAAATGGAGTTGAaaccattttcttcttattcttcacGGATGGCTGCACTCGATTTCGTTGTGTGTGATGAAAGTGATGTCTTCGTTACCAACAATAACGGGAACATGGCAAGAATATTAGCCGGTCGAAG GAGATATTTTGGACATAAACCGACAATTAGACCGAATGCGAAAAAGCTATACAAGTTGTTTATGAGCAAAGAGAATACTACTTGGGAGGAGTTTGCTTCAAGAGTCAGAACATTTCAGAGAGGATTCATGGGAGAGCCAAAGGAAGTACGAGCTGGTAGAGGTGAGTTTCATGAGAATCCATCAACTTGTATATGCGAAGATACTAAATTAAAGGCGGGAAATATGGATTCGAGAaaactttggaagaaaaacaaaaaagatgttGTAGTAAGCAATGATGAACAGAACGAAGATGAAGATGCAGAGTCGTCAACAGGGACAGATTATGAGGAAGACCAAACTGATTTACAGGACAGAGGATTGTATAATGGTACGAGGTTAGATTATGATGACGCATCATCTATTTCGGATGAGCCTGAGCTAGAAGAAATGCTATCAGATTGA